Proteins from a single region of Butyrivibrio fibrisolvens:
- a CDS encoding flavin reductase family protein, with translation MSRVNFGAKPLMYPQPVLIIATYDENGVPNAMNAAWGITTDFKEISISLSEHKTTDNLAKRGAFTVSLATENQVIPCDYVGIESGRKVPDKFEKAGFHATKSEFVDAPLIDELPVALECKVKSFEDGILIGEIVNVSADESVVTDGAVDITKLKPISFDPFGNGYYGVGEKVGNAFKDGMQLK, from the coding sequence ATGAGCAGAGTTAATTTTGGAGCAAAACCACTAATGTACCCGCAGCCGGTTCTTATCATTGCAACATATGATGAGAATGGAGTGCCGAATGCTATGAACGCAGCATGGGGCATAACCACTGATTTTAAAGAGATTTCAATCAGTTTGTCTGAGCACAAGACTACTGACAATCTCGCGAAGAGAGGAGCTTTCACAGTAAGCCTTGCTACTGAAAACCAGGTAATTCCCTGCGATTACGTTGGAATAGAATCAGGAAGAAAAGTACCTGACAAATTTGAAAAGGCCGGATTCCACGCAACAAAAAGCGAGTTTGTTGATGCACCTTTGATTGATGAACTTCCGGTTGCTCTTGAGTGTAAGGTAAAGAGCTTTGAAGATGGCATTCTGATTGGAGAAATCGTAAATGTCTCTGCAGATGAGAGCGTAGTGACAGATGGAGCAGTTGATATCACAAAGCTTAAGCCTATAAGCTTTGATCCATTTGGTAATGGATATTACGGAGTTGGAGAAAAGGTGGGCAATGCTTTTAAGGATGGCATGCAGTTGAAATGA
- a CDS encoding TetR/AcrR family transcriptional regulator has translation MNKNESKYFKSAEKMHTALLTLLDRKDFELISVKEICETAGVNRSTFYLHYDNVNDLLHETVEAVYKDFFGRFGAEGPGALDIDEKNEDELFFVTPKYLMPYLDFVEENRKLFYLMYEKNEMMGAEKTYETWFKTIFGPILTRFGVPQKEQPLIMVFYLKGIIGVVTEWVRGGCTESKDEIISVIQKCIIKP, from the coding sequence ATGAACAAGAATGAGAGCAAGTATTTTAAGTCTGCGGAAAAAATGCATACAGCGTTACTGACACTTCTTGACAGAAAAGATTTTGAACTTATTTCTGTTAAGGAGATATGTGAAACCGCTGGCGTTAACAGATCCACCTTTTATCTTCACTATGATAATGTAAATGATCTTCTGCATGAAACGGTGGAAGCTGTATATAAAGATTTCTTTGGGCGCTTTGGCGCTGAGGGGCCTGGAGCACTTGATATTGATGAAAAAAATGAGGATGAGCTGTTCTTCGTAACCCCCAAGTATCTTATGCCATATCTGGATTTTGTGGAAGAGAACCGCAAGCTCTTTTATCTGATGTATGAAAAGAACGAGATGATGGGCGCTGAAAAGACCTATGAAACCTGGTTTAAAACAATATTCGGCCCCATTCTTACAAGGTTTGGAGTTCCCCAAAAAGAACAGCCACTTATCATGGTCTTTTATCTTAAGGGCATTATCGGAGTTGTCACTGAGTGGGTACGAGGTGGATGCACCGAGTCAAAAGATGAGATCATAAGCGTCATACAGAAGTGTATCATCAAGCCATAA
- a CDS encoding flavodoxin family protein, producing MKLLIHDYSREEWERLAHKYSDWKVISYTENIRPCAGCFACWAKEPGVCAIKDGYEKMGAMIHEADEVLVISKYTYGGFSSFVKNVFDRSISYILPYLTISHGEMHHKRRYHESKVFSFIFRGNNLKDSEKEAARKYVIAFCKNFYGKIKDISFEEFEEDDMTSCLNKAKEENSDKIVLLNCSMRGDHANSKNLLTKMDKSIEGDTEIINLVSYINKYDELLEILISCKKIVLAMPLYADGAPSHVLRLMEMMEKQCAASKKQIYVVANMGFYESRQIRNLLGMVKAWSEKCGYEYCGGVAVGAGEMLGKMIRIPDAYNTHARNVALALDELGKAISSSEEVADIYADAYKFSRLFYLIYGNNGWTKTAKRNGLTKKDLLRKAE from the coding sequence ATGAAGCTTTTGATACATGATTATAGCCGTGAAGAGTGGGAGAGACTCGCGCACAAATATAGTGATTGGAAAGTTATTTCTTATACAGAGAATATAAGACCATGTGCAGGTTGCTTTGCATGCTGGGCCAAAGAGCCCGGAGTATGCGCTATAAAAGATGGATATGAGAAGATGGGTGCTATGATCCATGAAGCGGATGAGGTGCTTGTAATAAGTAAGTATACTTATGGCGGATTTAGCTCTTTTGTAAAAAATGTATTTGACCGCAGCATAAGCTATATTCTTCCATATCTGACAATTAGTCATGGTGAGATGCATCATAAAAGGAGATATCATGAGTCTAAAGTCTTCTCTTTTATCTTTAGAGGAAATAACCTGAAAGACTCTGAAAAAGAGGCTGCCAGAAAATACGTCATCGCATTTTGCAAGAATTTCTACGGAAAGATCAAGGATATTAGTTTCGAGGAATTTGAAGAAGATGACATGACATCCTGTCTTAATAAGGCTAAAGAAGAAAATAGCGATAAAATAGTTTTATTAAATTGCAGTATGAGAGGAGACCATGCTAATTCTAAAAACCTTCTCACAAAGATGGATAAAAGTATTGAAGGCGATACAGAGATTATAAATCTGGTGTCATATATTAATAAATATGATGAATTATTGGAGATTCTGATATCCTGCAAAAAGATTGTTCTTGCCATGCCTTTATACGCAGATGGAGCACCTTCTCATGTTCTGAGACTTATGGAGATGATGGAAAAACAGTGCGCAGCCAGCAAAAAGCAGATCTATGTTGTAGCTAATATGGGATTCTATGAAAGCAGGCAGATCAGGAATTTGCTGGGCATGGTAAAAGCATGGTCCGAGAAATGCGGTTACGAATATTGCGGCGGAGTGGCTGTCGGTGCAGGCGAGATGCTTGGTAAAATGATCCGCATACCGGATGCATACAATACTCATGCAAGGAACGTGGCACTTGCTCTTGATGAATTAGGAAAAGCAATCTCATCTTCAGAGGAGGTAGCGGATATATATGCAGATGCATATAAGTTTTCACGCCTTTTCTATCTGATCTATGGTAATAACGGCTGGACCAAAACTGCCAAAAGAAATGGTTTGACAAAAAAAGATTTACTTAGAAAAGCAGAATAA
- a CDS encoding MerR family transcriptional regulator, producing MKIGEFAKKHQVTVDTVRHYINEGLLTPLRENTQYNFSEIDDGVMDTILLLKSMNFRLDEMKAYLLVQTMFTSSTYSYLGSFKTDFEKKLLENQKEIEKLQRVNKIIEDKLSEYNKGFSFKRGIALGLLQSLQCSECWNLLELEKPELSHNEILGGELVCPKCGKRYYIRYGILSDKPIDDMEDRTEGISEIAENYLKKNDEAYTLTVREFFQKVAEVTADGCKDAHNIMIVGDACGFINSAFLRSLPENARLFAILDENMSIKLMEDLLPKETVIYVGKIENFPLKEEMDYIFYQNYDVDIMNKKLVQIYPNLAKGAIVDSFKTIFHVADPPIPDEKKYLDDMKNLGFQKHSAYKTKNILLTKESNDWSILENKTDIEIQYGIYTFKTLG from the coding sequence ATGAAGATTGGAGAATTTGCCAAAAAGCATCAGGTAACTGTTGATACAGTCCGTCACTATATAAATGAAGGCTTGCTTACGCCGCTTCGGGAGAATACACAGTATAACTTCTCTGAAATTGATGATGGGGTAATGGATACAATCCTTCTTTTGAAGAGCATGAATTTCAGGCTGGATGAAATGAAGGCATACCTGCTCGTGCAGACTATGTTTACCAGTAGTACATACAGCTATCTTGGCAGCTTTAAGACTGATTTTGAAAAGAAGCTTTTGGAAAATCAGAAAGAAATTGAGAAGCTTCAGAGGGTAAACAAGATAATCGAAGATAAGCTGTCTGAGTACAACAAAGGCTTTTCTTTCAAAAGGGGCATTGCTCTGGGATTGTTGCAAAGTCTTCAGTGTTCTGAATGCTGGAACCTTCTTGAACTTGAAAAGCCGGAGCTTTCTCATAATGAAATTCTTGGTGGTGAGCTGGTCTGCCCTAAGTGCGGTAAAAGATATTACATAAGGTATGGAATACTTTCAGATAAGCCCATAGATGATATGGAAGATCGCACAGAAGGCATATCTGAGATAGCTGAGAACTATCTTAAAAAGAACGATGAAGCCTATACTCTTACAGTCCGGGAGTTTTTTCAAAAGGTAGCCGAGGTTACCGCAGATGGCTGTAAGGATGCTCATAATATCATGATAGTTGGGGATGCTTGCGGCTTTATAAACAGTGCCTTTTTAAGGTCACTACCTGAGAATGCAAGGCTATTTGCTATTCTTGATGAGAACATGTCCATCAAGCTCATGGAAGATCTTTTGCCAAAAGAGACTGTGATATATGTGGGGAAGATTGAAAATTTCCCATTAAAAGAGGAAATGGATTACATCTTCTATCAAAATTATGATGTGGATATAATGAATAAAAAGCTGGTACAGATATATCCAAATCTTGCAAAAGGGGCAATCGTAGACAGCTTTAAGACTATTTTTCATGTGGCAGATCCGCCAATCCCTGATGAAAAGAAATACCTTGATGATATGAAAAATCTTGGATTTCAAAAACATTCAGCCTATAAAACGAAAAATATTCTCTTAACAAAGGAATCTAACGACTGGAGCATTCTCGAAAACAAAACAGACATTGAAATACAATATGGCATTTACACTTTCAAAACCTTGGGTTGA
- a CDS encoding ABC transporter ATP-binding protein — protein sequence MKKYLKKNVGSLILAIVFAIAYAGAFVGISLLLQEIIDIALAGEIRKAAIISACYIAAFSFICFMQALTQVRLNQKVAGEIRSTIVGKILKKDTLSFEKYKGSDYISLVQNDVKKIEDGDIETILSIVSAIAMLVMAVIVMTRYSWVFTAFMFGMTLVMFVVPTIFTKKLSAAALELSKAQENMTEGLTEVVSGYEVVKSLQKEDYATAKFEKCNSLLMKRAKTFGLVKQINSSTSSTLMFSMQMVICLLAGYFIYAGKISYGSTVGVIQASGCFCQPLFQLFALIPAIRALTPIWEKIEEYTAVENDEIEVSIPKKDWNRISFEDISFAYPGEEKQVLSDICLSIEKGKKYLIVGESGTGKTTLINMICGNYAPLGGRILFDGKAVESAMETLKRNTAVVWQNVFLFNESIKNNILMGATDEKKLGDVIQEARIAEMVMDKGIDYEVGSDGSLLSGGQKQRIAIARALFADRDIIVLDEGISALDKETALEIEENLLSRKGQTLISISHHVLPEMRAKYDEIIELKDGTIRIA from the coding sequence ATGAAGAAGTATTTAAAGAAAAATGTAGGGAGTTTAATCCTTGCGATTGTTTTTGCTATAGCATATGCCGGGGCTTTTGTTGGTATCAGCTTATTGCTGCAGGAAATCATTGATATTGCGCTGGCAGGAGAAATAAGGAAAGCGGCGATTATTTCAGCGTGCTATATAGCCGCATTTTCTTTTATTTGTTTCATGCAGGCACTTACGCAGGTAAGGCTTAACCAGAAGGTAGCAGGCGAGATCAGAAGCACGATTGTAGGAAAAATTTTAAAGAAAGATACGCTTTCTTTTGAAAAATACAAAGGAAGCGACTACATATCACTGGTCCAGAATGATGTGAAAAAGATTGAGGACGGGGATATTGAAACCATTCTTTCTATAGTGTCAGCAATAGCAATGCTGGTTATGGCAGTCATAGTTATGACGCGGTATTCCTGGGTATTCACTGCGTTTATGTTTGGAATGACTTTAGTGATGTTCGTTGTTCCTACCATCTTCACTAAAAAGCTTTCTGCAGCGGCTTTAGAGTTATCAAAGGCGCAGGAGAACATGACCGAGGGGCTGACAGAAGTGGTTTCCGGTTATGAGGTGGTCAAGTCCCTTCAAAAAGAGGACTATGCTACAGCTAAATTTGAAAAATGCAATAGCCTTCTTATGAAAAGAGCTAAGACATTTGGCCTTGTAAAACAGATAAATAGCAGCACATCAAGTACACTAATGTTTTCCATGCAGATGGTAATATGTCTGCTTGCCGGATACTTCATATACGCAGGAAAAATTAGTTACGGTAGCACTGTAGGTGTGATCCAGGCATCAGGGTGTTTTTGCCAGCCATTATTTCAACTCTTTGCGCTGATACCGGCGATAAGGGCTCTTACTCCTATTTGGGAAAAGATTGAAGAGTATACTGCGGTTGAGAACGATGAAATAGAAGTTTCTATCCCAAAGAAAGATTGGAACAGAATATCTTTCGAAGACATATCTTTTGCCTATCCAGGGGAAGAAAAACAGGTGCTTTCAGATATCTGTTTGTCTATAGAGAAGGGGAAAAAGTATCTGATCGTTGGAGAGAGCGGCACGGGGAAAACAACCCTGATCAATATGATTTGTGGAAACTATGCCCCTTTGGGAGGAAGAATTCTTTTTGATGGAAAAGCTGTGGAAAGCGCCATGGAAACTCTAAAGAGAAATACGGCTGTTGTTTGGCAGAATGTATTTCTTTTTAATGAGAGCATAAAGAATAACATTCTCATGGGTGCTACTGATGAAAAGAAACTTGGTGACGTAATACAAGAGGCTAGAATCGCTGAAATGGTAATGGATAAAGGAATAGATTATGAAGTGGGAAGTGATGGAAGTCTTCTTTCCGGTGGACAGAAACAGCGCATTGCCATAGCAAGAGCTCTTTTTGCAGACAGGGACATAATTGTTCTGGATGAAGGTATAAGTGCACTGGATAAAGAAACTGCGCTGGAAATTGAGGAAAATCTTCTTAGTCGGAAGGGGCAGACTCTTATTTCAATCTCACATCATGTCCTGCCAGAAATGAGAGCTAAATATGATGAAATCATAGAGCTTAAGGATGGGACAATCAGGATAGCATAA
- a CDS encoding helix-turn-helix transcriptional regulator, with the protein MQLKLNENIKKYRKSMNLTQEDLAEAFGVTVGAVSKWESGSNVPDILTLMQLADFFSISVDVLLGYSMSSKNVKDISDRLDALLHEDKYDEAIAEAEKALVRYPGNFTILTSCAHTYHVVSSVKDLKDYRNKAIELYESALCYVSQSDDPDQETFSIKFRIATLKGRDNPKKSLEEFKKINYQGIADISIANILRMMGKPDEAMEVYTRVLVSILVKVLQYATEMFMVLVSMDDIKSYKEASDLMDWYMTIIDATSMDKRKNSYLSKMKIMGLIFKALALSCLKKYDDMEKCIDSALEIARKYDKNPSNDFSGKIKFWHGSKDYHTSIYDDFGVGAVAGIDNLFNMGPKVLPEKVVKKMEKAQEYWRNL; encoded by the coding sequence ATGCAGTTAAAACTAAACGAAAACATAAAAAAATATCGAAAGAGTATGAACCTGACACAGGAAGATCTGGCAGAAGCTTTTGGAGTCACAGTTGGAGCTGTATCAAAATGGGAAAGTGGAAGTAATGTACCGGATATTCTCACCCTTATGCAGCTTGCTGATTTTTTTAGTATCTCTGTTGACGTACTTCTTGGATATAGCATGTCTTCTAAGAATGTAAAAGACATTTCCGACAGACTGGATGCTCTTTTGCATGAGGATAAATATGACGAAGCTATTGCCGAGGCTGAAAAAGCGCTTGTAAGGTACCCGGGGAATTTTACGATTCTCACCAGTTGTGCGCACACATACCATGTTGTTTCATCGGTAAAAGACTTAAAGGATTACAGGAACAAGGCAATTGAACTTTATGAATCGGCGCTTTGCTACGTTTCACAAAGTGATGACCCGGATCAGGAAACATTTAGTATCAAATTCCGCATTGCAACTTTAAAGGGTCGTGATAACCCGAAGAAGTCTCTTGAAGAGTTTAAAAAGATAAACTATCAGGGAATAGCAGACATCAGTATAGCCAACATTTTAAGAATGATGGGCAAACCAGATGAGGCAATGGAAGTCTACACAAGAGTCTTGGTATCTATTCTTGTTAAAGTCTTGCAGTATGCTACAGAAATGTTTATGGTTCTGGTTTCCATGGATGACATAAAGTCGTACAAGGAGGCAAGTGACCTCATGGACTGGTACATGACTATAATAGATGCAACCAGCATGGATAAACGCAAGAACAGTTATCTTTCCAAAATGAAAATTATGGGACTGATATTTAAAGCGTTGGCTCTTTCATGCCTCAAAAAATATGATGACATGGAAAAATGCATCGACTCTGCCTTGGAAATAGCCAGAAAGTACGACAAAAATCCTTCAAATGATTTTTCTGGAAAGATTAAATTCTGGCATGGAAGTAAGGACTATCACACATCTATATATGATGATTTTGGTGTAGGCGCTGTTGCCGGAATTGACAATCTTTTCAACATGGGGCCTAAAGTGCTGCCTGAAAAAGTAGTAAAAAAGATGGAAAAGGCACAGGAATACTGGAGAAATCTGTAG
- a CDS encoding NAD-dependent epimerase/dehydratase family protein translates to MSKTNKMYLVTGAAGFLGSTVCRKLVERNEKVRAFVLEGDKSAKYLPEEVEIAYGDLCNKDDLERFFETPEDTEVIVLHIASIVTVNPDYSQKVMDVNVGGTENIIEMCKEHKVSKLVYCSSTGAIPEEEKGTIRECEGSIPLDPERIKGCYSLSKAMATNVVLKAAKEGLNACVVHPSGILGPEDFAMGETTKTLVDIINGEMPAGIDGSFNLCDVRDLADGLIGAADKGKSGECYILGNEPVSFKDFTKLVSEESGCKQMKFFLPISVANLIAGVLEKKAKKTGEKPLMTTFSVYNLARNNRFDSSKASKDLGYTTRSYRETIRDEIRWLKETGKIA, encoded by the coding sequence ATGAGCAAAACAAATAAGATGTATCTGGTAACAGGAGCAGCAGGATTTCTTGGAAGCACAGTCTGCAGAAAGCTTGTTGAAAGAAATGAAAAAGTAAGGGCGTTTGTCCTTGAAGGCGACAAGTCAGCAAAATATCTTCCTGAGGAAGTTGAAATAGCATACGGCGATCTTTGTAACAAAGATGACCTGGAAAGATTCTTTGAGACACCTGAAGATACGGAAGTAATTGTGCTTCATATAGCGAGCATCGTAACAGTAAATCCTGATTATAGTCAGAAAGTCATGGATGTAAATGTCGGTGGAACAGAAAACATCATAGAGATGTGCAAAGAGCACAAAGTATCAAAGCTTGTCTATTGCTCATCAACAGGAGCAATACCTGAGGAAGAAAAAGGAACCATAAGAGAGTGCGAAGGATCTATTCCCCTTGATCCTGAGAGAATCAAAGGCTGCTACTCATTGTCAAAGGCTATGGCAACAAACGTGGTGCTCAAAGCTGCAAAGGAAGGCCTTAACGCCTGTGTGGTACACCCATCAGGAATCCTTGGACCTGAGGATTTTGCAATGGGCGAGACCACCAAGACTTTAGTTGACATCATCAATGGCGAGATGCCTGCAGGAATCGATGGAAGCTTTAATCTGTGTGATGTAAGAGATCTGGCCGACGGACTCATTGGGGCAGCTGATAAGGGCAAAAGCGGAGAGTGCTACATCCTTGGAAATGAGCCTGTTAGTTTTAAGGATTTTACAAAGCTTGTTTCAGAGGAGAGCGGTTGCAAGCAGATGAAGTTCTTTTTACCAATATCAGTAGCAAACCTGATTGCCGGGGTACTTGAGAAAAAGGCTAAGAAGACTGGAGAAAAGCCTCTTATGACAACATTCTCCGTTTACAACCTTGCAAGAAACAACCGATTTGATTCAAGTAAAGCAAGTAAGGATCTGGGTTATACCACAAGGTCATATAGAGAGACCATACGTGACGAGATCAGATGGCTCAAAGAAACAGGAAAGATCGCATAA
- a CDS encoding YbaK/EbsC family protein, whose protein sequence is MINERVKEFLVSNNLGDRLTEHAETIDTVEHAAQQIGCTEPEIAKTLSFVVDEKPVIVVMAGDGKVNSSKFKSIFHTKPHMIPRDQVESITGFQPGGVCPFAVADDIPIWLDVSMKRFEYVHPAGGNEFTSVKVTPSELEAVTGAEGWCDVCKGWEEDE, encoded by the coding sequence ATGATTAATGAAAGGGTAAAAGAGTTTCTTGTCTCCAATAATCTTGGTGATAGGCTTACTGAGCATGCAGAGACGATTGATACAGTTGAACATGCTGCACAGCAGATAGGTTGCACCGAACCGGAGATTGCAAAGACATTGTCTTTTGTGGTAGATGAAAAGCCTGTAATTGTGGTAATGGCAGGCGATGGTAAGGTTAACAGTTCTAAGTTCAAATCAATATTTCACACTAAGCCACACATGATACCCAGAGATCAGGTAGAGAGTATCACGGGATTCCAGCCAGGTGGAGTATGTCCTTTTGCTGTGGCTGATGACATCCCTATCTGGCTAGATGTATCCATGAAGAGATTTGAATATGTCCATCCTGCAGGAGGTAATGAGTTTACTTCTGTTAAAGTTACACCTTCAGAGCTTGAAGCTGTTACCGGAGCCGAGGGTTGGTGTGATGTGTGCAAGGGATGGGAAGAAGACGAGTAA
- a CDS encoding dihydropteridine reductase — MNDLDKVYAESVAKDYMPKETNKVRQLKKLDERAKLPAFITAMTLGIIGTLIFGTGMCFGLSVFGTGVIFMVIGVLLGIVGAAVCIINYPLYKKLLKKGKEKYAFEILELAKEITGEA, encoded by the coding sequence ATGAACGATTTAGATAAGGTTTATGCAGAAAGTGTTGCAAAGGATTACATGCCAAAGGAAACAAATAAGGTAAGGCAGCTTAAAAAGCTTGATGAAAGAGCAAAGCTTCCGGCATTTATAACAGCCATGACGCTTGGAATTATTGGGACTTTGATCTTTGGCACAGGGATGTGCTTTGGACTTAGCGTCTTTGGAACAGGAGTAATTTTCATGGTCATTGGGGTGCTGCTAGGAATAGTAGGTGCTGCTGTCTGTATCATCAACTATCCTTTATACAAAAAGCTCCTTAAAAAGGGCAAGGAAAAATATGCCTTTGAGATTCTGGAACTTGCAAAAGAGATAACAGGAGAAGCATAA
- a CDS encoding ATP-binding protein — translation MIGREAELKQLKSLKNEEEPQFIAVYGRRRIGKTYLIRESFGYEFAFQHTGVGNDEKKSAETQKQEQLDKFRESLSEAGYDCSERLTSWAEAFNGLKEVIKKSKEKKKVIFIDELSWMDTKDSGLVTELEHFWNGWATARKEKDVILIICASATFWIMEKIVNDKGGFHNRLTGQIHLKPFTLKECEEYLQAKKILLNRHQIIQCYMIMGGVPYYWSLLKKGRSLPQNIDDLFFAEDAPLRKEYNNLYRALFKKPDQYIKIIEALSVENKGISRAEICEKTGIASSGELSKKIQELEDCGFIRKYIPAGYKERNAIYQLIDNYTFFYLRFLKNNTFDDHYWQVQNNSPSINAWSGVAFERVCLEHVPQIKAALGISGVHTEVNAWKCEADKKKGLQGSQIDLLIVRDDQITNVCEAKYSKADFRVDAAFDKDMRRKISDYMVDSKTKHAIHPTLITNYGIVENEYSSELQSVITGEELFR, via the coding sequence ATGATTGGAAGAGAAGCAGAACTCAAGCAACTAAAGTCATTAAAAAATGAGGAAGAGCCTCAGTTTATAGCAGTTTATGGAAGAAGAAGAATCGGAAAAACATATCTGATTCGAGAAAGCTTTGGGTACGAGTTTGCCTTCCAACACACCGGAGTTGGTAATGATGAGAAAAAAAGTGCCGAAACACAGAAGCAGGAACAGTTAGATAAGTTTAGAGAGTCATTATCGGAAGCAGGATATGATTGCAGTGAAAGGCTCACTTCATGGGCGGAAGCATTTAATGGGCTTAAAGAAGTAATCAAAAAGTCAAAAGAGAAAAAGAAAGTTATATTTATTGATGAACTTTCATGGATGGACACCAAAGACAGCGGCCTTGTGACTGAGCTTGAGCATTTTTGGAACGGATGGGCCACAGCTAGAAAAGAAAAAGATGTGATTTTGATTATCTGTGCATCCGCCACTTTCTGGATTATGGAAAAAATAGTGAATGATAAAGGCGGATTTCACAATCGACTAACAGGGCAAATACACCTGAAACCTTTTACACTAAAAGAATGTGAGGAATATCTCCAGGCTAAGAAAATACTGCTAAACAGGCATCAGATTATACAGTGTTACATGATTATGGGTGGTGTTCCTTATTATTGGAGCCTTCTTAAGAAAGGTCGAAGTCTTCCGCAAAATATTGATGATCTTTTCTTTGCAGAAGATGCACCACTTCGAAAAGAATATAATAATCTTTACAGAGCACTATTTAAAAAGCCAGATCAGTATATCAAGATAATAGAAGCACTGAGCGTTGAAAACAAAGGGATTAGCAGAGCAGAGATATGTGAGAAGACAGGAATTGCCAGTTCAGGTGAACTCTCAAAAAAAATACAGGAACTTGAAGACTGTGGATTTATAAGAAAATACATACCTGCTGGATATAAAGAGCGAAACGCGATATATCAATTGATAGATAACTACACTTTTTTTTACCTTAGATTTTTAAAAAATAATACATTTGATGATCATTATTGGCAGGTTCAAAACAATAGTCCAAGCATAAATGCATGGAGTGGAGTGGCTTTTGAGCGTGTGTGCCTGGAGCATGTGCCTCAGATTAAGGCTGCATTGGGAATATCTGGAGTGCACACAGAAGTAAATGCATGGAAATGTGAGGCTGATAAAAAGAAGGGACTACAGGGATCACAGATAGATCTGCTTATTGTAAGAGATGATCAGATTACGAATGTATGTGAAGCAAAGTATTCAAAAGCAGACTTTCGAGTTGATGCTGCATTTGATAAAGATATGAGGCGTAAGATATCTGATTATATGGTTGATAGTAAGACTAAACATGCTATTCATCCGACTTTAATTACAAATTACGGTATTGTAGAAAATGAGTATTCAAGCGAATTACAATCAGTTATCACTGGAGAAGAGTTGTTTAGATAG